A genomic window from Peromyscus maniculatus bairdii isolate BWxNUB_F1_BW_parent chromosome 1, HU_Pman_BW_mat_3.1, whole genome shotgun sequence includes:
- the Irf3 gene encoding interferon regulatory factor 3 isoform X3, whose amino-acid sequence MGTPKPRILPWLVSQLDLGQLKGVAWLDESRTRFRIPWKHGLRQDAQMADFGIFQAWAEASGAYTPGKDKPDLSTWKRNFRSALNRKEVLRLADDKSKDPFDPHKVYEFVTPARDFVHLDTSPDTNGKSSLSDPQEDLLGSLGSMVLEPLPDEGSLGLAIAPDHIQPLLSPNLDNFPNPAPQENPLRQLLAEEQWEFEVTAFYRGRQVFQQTLFCPGGLRLVGATADNETLPGQPVTLPDPEGLLTDRVVREYVRHVLKGLGKGLALWRSGQCLWAQRLGHSHSFWALGEELLPDSGRGPDGEVPKDKDGGVFDLGPFVADLIAFMEGSGHSPRYTLWFCVGESWPQDQPWVKKLVMVKVVPTCLKELLEMAREGGASSLRTVDLHISNSQPISLTSDQYKAYLQDLVEDMDLQATGDT is encoded by the exons ATGGGAACCCCAAAACCGCGGATCTTGCCCTGGCTGGTGTCGCAGCTGGACCTGGGGCAGCTGAAAGGCGTGGCCTGGCTGGATGAGAGCCGCACTCGGTTCCGGATCCCATGGAAGCATGGCCTGCGGCAGGACGCCCAGATGGCTGACTTTGGCATCTTCCAG GCCTGGGCCGAAGCCAGTGGTGCCTACACCCCAGGGAAGGATAAGCCAGACTTGTCAACCTGGAAGAGGAATTTCCGGTCAGCCCTGAACCGGAAAGAAGTGTTGCGATTAGCCGATGACAAGAGCAAGGACCCTTTTGACCCTCATAAAGTGTATGAGTTTGTGACTCCAG CAAGAGACTTTGTACATCTGGACACCTCTCCTGATACCAATGGCAAAAGCAGTCTGTCTGATCCCCAG gaagaccTCCTGGGATCACTGGGTAGCATGGTCTTGGAACCCCTCCCAGATGAGGGGTCCTTGGGCCTGGCTATTGCTCCTGATCACATTCAACCACTGCTAAGCCCCAATTTGGACAACTTTCCAAACCCGGCACCCCAGGAAAATCCACTGAGGCAGCTGCTAGCTGAGGAAC AATGGGAGTTCGAAGTGACCGCTTTCTACCGAGGCCGGCAGGTCTTCCAGCAGACGCTCTTTTGCCCAGGGGGCCTGCGGCTGGTGGGCGCCACAGCTGATAATGAGACACTGCCCGGGCAGCCAGTCACCCTGCCAGACCCTGAGGGGCTTCTGACAGACAGGGTCGTGAGGGAGTATGTGAGGCATGTACTCAAGGGGCTGGGCAAGGGGCTGGCACTGTGGAGGTCAGGGCAGTGTCTCTGGGCCCAGCGACTGGGCCACTCCCACTCCTTCTGGGCTCTGGGTGAGGAGCTGCTTCCAGACAGTGGGCGAGGACCTGACGGAGAGGTCCCCAAGGACAAGGACGGAGGTGTGTTCGACCTTGGGCCTTTCGTGGCAG ATCTGATTGCCTTCATGGAAGGAAGTGGACACTCCCCACGCTACACTCTGTGGTTCTGTGTGGGGGAGTCGTGGCCCCAGGACCAGCCGTGGGTCAAGAAGCTTGTGATGGTCAAG gTTGTTCCCACATGTCTTAAGGAGCTGTTAGAGATGGCCCGGGAAGGGGGAGCCTCGTCACTGAGAACTGTGGATCTGCACATCTCCAACAGCCAGCCTATCTCCCTCACTTCTGACCAGTACAAAGCCTACCTCCAGGACTTGGTGGAGGACATGGACCTCCAGGCCACCGGAGACACCTGA
- the Irf3 gene encoding interferon regulatory factor 3 isoform X1 yields MPVGGRPKKGIEGVGFCPEVACRLVRFLPNYEKIVFYLKISLEKEAPALRGLAHRRGRVRDFEPQSYWEPRNQCWHQRPTSARLLPWLRDCPVCAGPIMGTPKPRILPWLVSQLDLGQLKGVAWLDESRTRFRIPWKHGLRQDAQMADFGIFQAWAEASGAYTPGKDKPDLSTWKRNFRSALNRKEVLRLADDKSKDPFDPHKVYEFVTPAARDFVHLDTSPDTNGKSSLSDPQEDLLGSLGSMVLEPLPDEGSLGLAIAPDHIQPLLSPNLDNFPNPAPQENPLRQLLAEEQWEFEVTAFYRGRQVFQQTLFCPGGLRLVGATADNETLPGQPVTLPDPEGLLTDRVVREYVRHVLKGLGKGLALWRSGQCLWAQRLGHSHSFWALGEELLPDSGRGPDGEVPKDKDGGVFDLGPFVADLIAFMEGSGHSPRYTLWFCVGESWPQDQPWVKKLVMVKVVPTCLKELLEMAREGGASSLRTVDLHISNSQPISLTSDQYKAYLQDLVEDMDLQATGDT; encoded by the exons ATGCCTGTGGGCGGAAGGCCGAAAAAGGGCATCGAGGGAGTCGGCTTTTGCCCAGAAGTAGCCTGTCGACTTGTGCGTTTCTTACCAAATTATGAGAAAATTGTTTTTTATCTCAAAATATCGTTAGAAAAGGAAGCCCCAGCGCTCAGAGGCTTAGCTCACAGGAGGGGAAGGGTGCGTGACTTCGAGCCTCAGAGCTACTGGGAGCCCCGAAACCAGTGTTGGCACCAGCGCCCCACGAGCGCGCGATTGCTCCCCTG GCTCAGGGACTGCCCTGTGTGCGCAGGCCCGATCATGGGAACCCCAAAACCGCGGATCTTGCCCTGGCTGGTGTCGCAGCTGGACCTGGGGCAGCTGAAAGGCGTGGCCTGGCTGGATGAGAGCCGCACTCGGTTCCGGATCCCATGGAAGCATGGCCTGCGGCAGGACGCCCAGATGGCTGACTTTGGCATCTTCCAG GCCTGGGCCGAAGCCAGTGGTGCCTACACCCCAGGGAAGGATAAGCCAGACTTGTCAACCTGGAAGAGGAATTTCCGGTCAGCCCTGAACCGGAAAGAAGTGTTGCGATTAGCCGATGACAAGAGCAAGGACCCTTTTGACCCTCATAAAGTGTATGAGTTTGTGACTCCAG CAGCAAGAGACTTTGTACATCTGGACACCTCTCCTGATACCAATGGCAAAAGCAGTCTGTCTGATCCCCAG gaagaccTCCTGGGATCACTGGGTAGCATGGTCTTGGAACCCCTCCCAGATGAGGGGTCCTTGGGCCTGGCTATTGCTCCTGATCACATTCAACCACTGCTAAGCCCCAATTTGGACAACTTTCCAAACCCGGCACCCCAGGAAAATCCACTGAGGCAGCTGCTAGCTGAGGAAC AATGGGAGTTCGAAGTGACCGCTTTCTACCGAGGCCGGCAGGTCTTCCAGCAGACGCTCTTTTGCCCAGGGGGCCTGCGGCTGGTGGGCGCCACAGCTGATAATGAGACACTGCCCGGGCAGCCAGTCACCCTGCCAGACCCTGAGGGGCTTCTGACAGACAGGGTCGTGAGGGAGTATGTGAGGCATGTACTCAAGGGGCTGGGCAAGGGGCTGGCACTGTGGAGGTCAGGGCAGTGTCTCTGGGCCCAGCGACTGGGCCACTCCCACTCCTTCTGGGCTCTGGGTGAGGAGCTGCTTCCAGACAGTGGGCGAGGACCTGACGGAGAGGTCCCCAAGGACAAGGACGGAGGTGTGTTCGACCTTGGGCCTTTCGTGGCAG ATCTGATTGCCTTCATGGAAGGAAGTGGACACTCCCCACGCTACACTCTGTGGTTCTGTGTGGGGGAGTCGTGGCCCCAGGACCAGCCGTGGGTCAAGAAGCTTGTGATGGTCAAG gTTGTTCCCACATGTCTTAAGGAGCTGTTAGAGATGGCCCGGGAAGGGGGAGCCTCGTCACTGAGAACTGTGGATCTGCACATCTCCAACAGCCAGCCTATCTCCCTCACTTCTGACCAGTACAAAGCCTACCTCCAGGACTTGGTGGAGGACATGGACCTCCAGGCCACCGGAGACACCTGA
- the Irf3 gene encoding interferon regulatory factor 3 isoform X2, translating to MPVGGRPKKGIEGVGFCPEVACRLVRFLPNYEKIVFYLKISLEKEAPALRGLAHRRGRVRDFEPQSYWEPRNQCWHQRPTSARLLPWLRDCPVCAGPIMGTPKPRILPWLVSQLDLGQLKGVAWLDESRTRFRIPWKHGLRQDAQMADFGIFQAWAEASGAYTPGKDKPDLSTWKRNFRSALNRKEVLRLADDKSKDPFDPHKVYEFVTPARDFVHLDTSPDTNGKSSLSDPQEDLLGSLGSMVLEPLPDEGSLGLAIAPDHIQPLLSPNLDNFPNPAPQENPLRQLLAEEQWEFEVTAFYRGRQVFQQTLFCPGGLRLVGATADNETLPGQPVTLPDPEGLLTDRVVREYVRHVLKGLGKGLALWRSGQCLWAQRLGHSHSFWALGEELLPDSGRGPDGEVPKDKDGGVFDLGPFVADLIAFMEGSGHSPRYTLWFCVGESWPQDQPWVKKLVMVKVVPTCLKELLEMAREGGASSLRTVDLHISNSQPISLTSDQYKAYLQDLVEDMDLQATGDT from the exons ATGCCTGTGGGCGGAAGGCCGAAAAAGGGCATCGAGGGAGTCGGCTTTTGCCCAGAAGTAGCCTGTCGACTTGTGCGTTTCTTACCAAATTATGAGAAAATTGTTTTTTATCTCAAAATATCGTTAGAAAAGGAAGCCCCAGCGCTCAGAGGCTTAGCTCACAGGAGGGGAAGGGTGCGTGACTTCGAGCCTCAGAGCTACTGGGAGCCCCGAAACCAGTGTTGGCACCAGCGCCCCACGAGCGCGCGATTGCTCCCCTG GCTCAGGGACTGCCCTGTGTGCGCAGGCCCGATCATGGGAACCCCAAAACCGCGGATCTTGCCCTGGCTGGTGTCGCAGCTGGACCTGGGGCAGCTGAAAGGCGTGGCCTGGCTGGATGAGAGCCGCACTCGGTTCCGGATCCCATGGAAGCATGGCCTGCGGCAGGACGCCCAGATGGCTGACTTTGGCATCTTCCAG GCCTGGGCCGAAGCCAGTGGTGCCTACACCCCAGGGAAGGATAAGCCAGACTTGTCAACCTGGAAGAGGAATTTCCGGTCAGCCCTGAACCGGAAAGAAGTGTTGCGATTAGCCGATGACAAGAGCAAGGACCCTTTTGACCCTCATAAAGTGTATGAGTTTGTGACTCCAG CAAGAGACTTTGTACATCTGGACACCTCTCCTGATACCAATGGCAAAAGCAGTCTGTCTGATCCCCAG gaagaccTCCTGGGATCACTGGGTAGCATGGTCTTGGAACCCCTCCCAGATGAGGGGTCCTTGGGCCTGGCTATTGCTCCTGATCACATTCAACCACTGCTAAGCCCCAATTTGGACAACTTTCCAAACCCGGCACCCCAGGAAAATCCACTGAGGCAGCTGCTAGCTGAGGAAC AATGGGAGTTCGAAGTGACCGCTTTCTACCGAGGCCGGCAGGTCTTCCAGCAGACGCTCTTTTGCCCAGGGGGCCTGCGGCTGGTGGGCGCCACAGCTGATAATGAGACACTGCCCGGGCAGCCAGTCACCCTGCCAGACCCTGAGGGGCTTCTGACAGACAGGGTCGTGAGGGAGTATGTGAGGCATGTACTCAAGGGGCTGGGCAAGGGGCTGGCACTGTGGAGGTCAGGGCAGTGTCTCTGGGCCCAGCGACTGGGCCACTCCCACTCCTTCTGGGCTCTGGGTGAGGAGCTGCTTCCAGACAGTGGGCGAGGACCTGACGGAGAGGTCCCCAAGGACAAGGACGGAGGTGTGTTCGACCTTGGGCCTTTCGTGGCAG ATCTGATTGCCTTCATGGAAGGAAGTGGACACTCCCCACGCTACACTCTGTGGTTCTGTGTGGGGGAGTCGTGGCCCCAGGACCAGCCGTGGGTCAAGAAGCTTGTGATGGTCAAG gTTGTTCCCACATGTCTTAAGGAGCTGTTAGAGATGGCCCGGGAAGGGGGAGCCTCGTCACTGAGAACTGTGGATCTGCACATCTCCAACAGCCAGCCTATCTCCCTCACTTCTGACCAGTACAAAGCCTACCTCCAGGACTTGGTGGAGGACATGGACCTCCAGGCCACCGGAGACACCTGA